From one Paenibacillus sp. FSL K6-1330 genomic stretch:
- the cls gene encoding cardiolipin synthase, giving the protein MVWLLVALITFILQMVAVLLLEFRNPSKAVAWLFILFCLPLIGFVLYFFVARDYQKRLKIRKRGSRLFQELRGHLWDRAAVVRHKEDMNNAGFHHNDRLFNLLNHLSESPITGCNQSRVLTDGKETYAAMLSAMEQAKDHIHVEFYIFRHDRIGTKFQDVMIRKAREGVKVRLVCDGLGSYKLKKTFIQRFKESGVEFYFFLPAMVSMFSRRINYRNHRKIVVVDGTIGFLGGINVGDDYLGEYPKMGYWRDTHLEVKGDAVYFLQNVFLHDWKLASGERIADFGLFPEHQCTGDEQIQILSSGPDLSWNAIQEMCFGAISVAKERIWITTPYFIPDEGIYEALKTAAVSGVDVRIIIPDRADSRFVKMASLSYVEELLAAGVTFYEYEKGFIHAKVLIVDELLGSVGTANMDMRSFFCNFELTAVLFDQLPIEQLVADFKEDLKQSRQIDAERFRQRGRWQKAAEILCRMLSPLL; this is encoded by the coding sequence ATGGTATGGCTTCTGGTTGCACTTATTACTTTTATTTTGCAGATGGTTGCAGTGCTGTTGCTGGAGTTTCGGAATCCGTCCAAGGCCGTGGCGTGGCTGTTTATTTTATTTTGCCTCCCATTGATCGGGTTTGTACTCTATTTCTTTGTGGCGAGGGACTATCAGAAGCGGTTGAAGATTCGCAAGCGGGGCTCCAGACTGTTTCAGGAACTCAGGGGGCACCTATGGGATCGGGCCGCCGTTGTTCGGCACAAGGAAGATATGAACAATGCCGGATTTCATCACAATGATCGTTTGTTCAATCTGCTTAATCACTTGTCGGAGAGTCCGATTACAGGGTGTAATCAGAGCCGAGTGTTGACGGATGGGAAAGAGACTTACGCTGCCATGCTGAGCGCGATGGAGCAGGCCAAAGATCATATTCATGTGGAGTTCTATATCTTTCGTCATGACCGGATCGGCACGAAGTTTCAGGATGTCATGATTCGAAAGGCACGGGAAGGCGTCAAGGTACGTCTGGTTTGTGACGGGCTTGGCAGTTACAAACTCAAGAAAACGTTCATTCAGCGGTTTAAGGAATCGGGAGTGGAGTTCTATTTCTTCCTGCCCGCCATGGTTTCGATGTTCAGCCGCAGAATCAATTACCGGAATCACCGTAAAATCGTTGTAGTGGATGGCACGATCGGTTTTCTTGGCGGGATTAACGTCGGGGACGACTATCTGGGCGAATATCCGAAAATGGGCTACTGGCGCGATACGCATCTGGAAGTAAAGGGGGATGCAGTCTATTTCTTGCAAAATGTGTTTCTGCACGACTGGAAGCTTGCTTCCGGGGAGCGTATTGCGGATTTCGGGCTGTTCCCGGAGCATCAATGCACCGGGGATGAGCAAATACAAATTTTGAGCAGCGGACCGGATCTGAGCTGGAATGCCATTCAGGAGATGTGCTTCGGGGCGATTTCCGTAGCCAAGGAACGGATATGGATCACAACGCCGTACTTCATTCCCGATGAAGGGATATATGAGGCGCTGAAGACGGCAGCGGTGAGCGGTGTGGATGTACGGATCATTATTCCGGATCGTGCCGATTCCCGTTTTGTGAAGATGGCAAGCTTGTCCTACGTAGAAGAGCTGCTGGCAGCTGGAGTTACCTTCTACGAGTATGAAAAAGGATTCATCCATGCCAAGGTGCTCATTGTGGACGAACTTCTCGGTTCGGTCGGTACGGCGAATATGGATATGCGGAGTTTCTTCTGTAATTTTGAGCTGACAGCCGTACTGTTTGATCAACTGCCGATAGAACAGTTGGTTGCGGATTTTAAGGAGGATCTCAAACAGAGCAGGCAGATTGATGCGGAGAGGTTTCGTCAGCGCGGAAGATGGCAGAAAGCAGCCGAAATTTTATGCAGGATGCTGTCACCCTTACTATAA
- a CDS encoding YitT family protein, translated as MSSDVKILAQVKAEQQKPENPKAGSTTLKLLRRLVFLTFGAVLMAVGLEIFLVPNRIIDGGITGVSIMVSHITNVPLGVFLTLFNLPFLFMGYKQIGKTFALSTLFAVVIMSIGTYFLHPVDPITIDPLLAAVFGGVLLGIGVGLVIRSGGSLDGTEIVAILINKKTPFSVGEIVMFINVFILGSAGFIFGWDHAMYSLIAYYLAFKLIDITIEGIDQSKSVWIISDKHKEIGDALTQRLGRGVTYLEGEGAYSGDSKKVIFVVITRLEEAKLKSIVEDWDSQAFVAIGNIHDVKGGRFKKKAIH; from the coding sequence ATGTCAAGTGATGTGAAGATTCTTGCGCAAGTGAAAGCGGAGCAGCAGAAGCCGGAGAATCCCAAGGCAGGCTCAACCACCTTGAAGCTTCTCCGTCGTCTGGTGTTCTTAACTTTCGGTGCGGTATTGATGGCAGTAGGGCTGGAGATCTTTCTGGTACCCAACAGAATTATTGACGGAGGCATTACCGGTGTATCCATTATGGTTTCCCATATCACCAATGTTCCGCTAGGTGTATTCCTGACCTTGTTCAACCTTCCATTTTTATTTATGGGATATAAACAAATTGGGAAAACCTTTGCATTATCCACGCTGTTCGCCGTCGTGATCATGTCCATTGGAACTTATTTTCTACATCCCGTGGATCCGATCACCATTGATCCGCTGCTTGCGGCCGTGTTCGGCGGCGTTCTACTCGGAATCGGGGTTGGTCTTGTTATCCGGTCCGGCGGCTCCTTGGACGGAACGGAAATCGTGGCTATTCTGATCAACAAAAAGACGCCGTTTTCTGTCGGTGAAATCGTGATGTTCATTAACGTATTTATTCTTGGCAGCGCAGGATTTATTTTCGGTTGGGATCATGCCATGTACTCGCTGATTGCTTATTACCTGGCGTTTAAACTGATTGATATTACAATTGAAGGCATTGATCAATCCAAATCGGTTTGGATTATCAGTGATAAGCATAAGGAGATCGGTGATGCGCTGACCCAACGTCTTGGGCGCGGTGTAACCTATCTGGAGGGAGAGGGCGCTTATTCCGGCGACAGCAAGAAAGTTATCTTTGTTGTCATTACCCGTCTGGAAGAAGCGAAGCTCAAATCCATCGTAGAAGATTGGGATTCCCAGGCTTTTGTTGCCATCGGGAATATCCATGACGTGAAGGGCGGCCGCTTTAAGAAGAAGGCCATTCATTAA